The sequence TCCAGCTTAAACTTCACCTCCACCGTTTCGAAATTGATGGCTCCCTGCTGGAACCTGCGCTTGCGGATCTTCTTGGCCAGGTTATTCAGCAGGGTCAGTTCTGAATAGAAGTCCCCTTCCTGCTGGTCTATATTTTCTTGGGCTTCCTCATAGGCAAACCTTCTGTCCGAATGGATAATCGTCCGGCCGATCCAATGTTTCAGCACCTGCCCGTCTTCATCCAACTCAAACACACAGGAAAACGTCAGCTTATCCTCATGGGGCCGAAGCGAGCAAAGTCCATTGCTCAGTCGCTCGGGCAGCATCGGAATGGTCCGATCCACCAGGTAGACAGAAGTGGCCCGGTCATAGGCTTCCTTCTCCAGCGGGGTATTGGGTTTCACATAATGGGTCACGTCGGCAATGTGCACGCCCATTTCGATGTTGCCGTTGGGAAGGCGCTGGTACGAAATCGCATCATCAAAATCCTTGGCATCCGCCGGGTCGATGGTAAACGTGGTCACTCCCCTGAAATCTTTTCTGGACTTGATGTCTGATTTGGATATTTTATCGGAAATGGCTTCTGCCTCTTGTACGATTTCATCTGGATATTCGAAAGGCAACCCAAACTCGGCCATGATGGAATGAATCTCCACCTCATGCTCGCCTGCCTCGCCGAGCACTTGTAATACCTTGCCGGTAGGGTTCTTGTCTTCGTCCCTCCACTCAGTAATTTTCACCACCACTTTTTGATTGTGCTCCGCGCCGTTTAGGTCTGATTTGCGGATAAAAATGTCATGGTGCATCTTTTTGAAATCGGACACCACAAAGGCAAAGCGCGGTGAGATCTCTACACGGCCAACAAACTCCTCTCTCGCACGCTTGACGACTTCCAGCACCCTGCCCTCTCTCTTTTGGCCAGCATGCTTTGGTGGATTGACCATCACACGGACCTTGTCATCGTCCAAGGCATTTTTCAAATCGCGTGCCTTCACTAAAATATCCTCTTCTCCTTCTCCTTTTTTATCGGGCACGATAAAGGCAAATCGCGGATTGACAAAATCCACCGTCCCTTCAATGAAATCAGGGGTTTTGGTAGATGAAAAATGATTTCTGGGATTTTTTGAAACACTGCCGGCCGCCACAAGTTTATGTAAAACCGGCTCCACACTGCCCTTGGTGATCTTGTCCCGAATGTTCAATTTTCTAATAATCTGTTTTAGCGAATATTCCTCACCATAGTGGCTATCCAAAAAATGGAGGATCCGTTCGGCAAGCTGGGCAGCATTATTGATTTTATCTGCCTTGCCCTTGCCTTTTCGTTGTTTTCTTGGTCTTTTGCTCATAAAAATTTTTTGTTTTCTTTGGCAGGATTTTTCCTGCTTTTAATCTCTTTTTGTACCAAATGTCGTGCTGCTATCGCACCGTTTGGTTAGTTGTTTTTGACCATCTCTATAATGACTCTAAAACTAAGGTGATTGTTTTTTTAAAACTTATGGCCATCTGAATGCTATCTGCAAATATAGGTCAATATTACCCACGCCGCTAACTCCTATGCTCCAGAGCGGATGACTTGGATGTTCATATCTCCCGGAAGTCCCTGATAGGCCAAATAAATCCTCGCCGTCACTTCTACGTCTTTAAGGCAGTAAGTAGCGATGGCCTCAAGGTTTTTCTCTTTGTAAAAAACCGAATTGACCTCACTGCCATCTATATTGTCCTTCGAGCTTGGAATATCAAAGATAGCGGCCAGCAGTTCTAATCTGGTGTAATGCTTATAATCCCCAAACTTCCATAACTCCAAGGTATCCAGGTGCCTGATCTCCCAAGGTTTTTTTCCGGCCATTTGGAGTACCTCCGGCAAAGGTAGCCTATTGATCAACATTCTCCTGCAAAGATACGGAAAGTCAAACTCTTTGCCGTTGTGGGCACAGAGGGTCCAGTGCTTTTTTTCTAAGATGGCTCTCAGTTCCAGTAGCGTCTCATGCTCCTCATCGCAGGCGATGGCCTTGGTCCGAAACTGCAGTTGGTCTTGTTCGGGATCATAAAGAAAATAACCAATGCCTACGCAGACTACCTTTCCGAACTCAGCATATATACCAGCTTTCTCAAAATATAGTTCCTCAGCGCTTCGATTGTTTTCATTGGACAGCTGACCTGATTTTTTGGTCCATTCTTCTTGTACCCTTGATGGCAGTGCATCCAGCTGCTCTGTGAGAGAAGCTGTTTCGATGTCCAAAAATAAAATGTCCTTGAGATCACTCAAAAAATCTGCCATAATCCAAATCAGGGATGTAAAACGCCTTCCAGATCAAGGGCTGGAATGTGCTGAACGTTCTTCTCGTCCATACTGCCCTCCACGAAGACAAATTTCTTATCAAATATCTGATCCAATATATAATAACTTACCCAGAATTCATTGTTCAGCGCAAACAATTTAGGATCAATGGGTTCGATCTTTGCGATACTTTCCGATCCCAGCTCTTCGATCATATGCCGTAGTGTTGAGGTTTTGGTTTCCTCCCCATTGATCAACCCGTATCCTTTGGAGGTCACCATGAGATTT comes from Echinicola vietnamensis DSM 17526 and encodes:
- the rnr gene encoding ribonuclease R; its protein translation is MSKRPRKQRKGKGKADKINNAAQLAERILHFLDSHYGEEYSLKQIIRKLNIRDKITKGSVEPVLHKLVAAGSVSKNPRNHFSSTKTPDFIEGTVDFVNPRFAFIVPDKKGEGEEDILVKARDLKNALDDDKVRVMVNPPKHAGQKREGRVLEVVKRAREEFVGRVEISPRFAFVVSDFKKMHHDIFIRKSDLNGAEHNQKVVVKITEWRDEDKNPTGKVLQVLGEAGEHEVEIHSIMAEFGLPFEYPDEIVQEAEAISDKISKSDIKSRKDFRGVTTFTIDPADAKDFDDAISYQRLPNGNIEMGVHIADVTHYVKPNTPLEKEAYDRATSVYLVDRTIPMLPERLSNGLCSLRPHEDKLTFSCVFELDEDGQVLKHWIGRTIIHSDRRFAYEEAQENIDQQEGDFYSELTLLNNLAKKIRKRRFQQGAINFETVEVKFKLDDKGTPLGLMVKERKDIHKMIEEFMLLANKAVAEFVFNKNKGDDTFVYRIHDHPDLERLETFANFAKKFGHEVSITEATRVSATLNKLMGEIEGKPEQNLLEQLAIRSMAKARYTTEPKGHFGLAFKHYTHFTSPIRRYPDMMVHRLLQHYLDGGKSADKEAWEDKCIHSSEREKRAADAERASIKYKQVEYMALAEDKAYDGIISGVTEWGIFVEITETKCEGMIRLQDLEDDYYEFDEKNMRLIGAKNKKMITLGDQVRVRVVNTDIDRRTIDLEFADDND
- a CDS encoding 3'-5' exonuclease, whose protein sequence is MADFLSDLKDILFLDIETASLTEQLDALPSRVQEEWTKKSGQLSNENNRSAEELYFEKAGIYAEFGKVVCVGIGYFLYDPEQDQLQFRTKAIACDEEHETLLELRAILEKKHWTLCAHNGKEFDFPYLCRRMLINRLPLPEVLQMAGKKPWEIRHLDTLELWKFGDYKHYTRLELLAAIFDIPSSKDNIDGSEVNSVFYKEKNLEAIATYCLKDVEVTARIYLAYQGLPGDMNIQVIRSGA